The Plutella xylostella chromosome 25, ilPluXylo3.1, whole genome shotgun sequence region TGTACCCGACCAACACGACGAAGCCCAGAAACGACCACCATTTACACAaccaaaaacaaattaatgtcTTCTACAGTATGGACGCCACAGCTACCATTCCAGAAAATCTGGACAAGTTCTTCAATTTGACAATAACATACCGCCTGGACTCAGACATACCTTGGCCGTTCTTCGCATTCATAGATCGTGCAACGCATCAACAAGTTGCGCCGGCGATCGAACCTGTGTGGAGGAAGACTCGCAGACCGATGCCAGGCTCGTTTGAAGAGAAAGAGATAACAGACCTGGTGAAACATAAAGAATATGATGCTGTGTTTGTGGCTTCTACTTGCAACACTCAGAGCCGTCGGGAGGATTTCGTGCGTCACCTGCGGAAGCACGGGGTGCAGGTCGACACGCACGGCCAGTGCGGCCAGTTCCAGTGCCCGTATACAGACGAGGACTGTGCTGAGACCATCGGCCAGAAGTACTACTTCTATTTAGTCTTAGAAAAGGCTTTGTGCGTAGATTACTTAACTGAGAAAGTCGTGTTAGCCATGGAAAGCGGAGCGGTGCCGGTGATACTCAGCGGAGCTAACTTGACTCGCTTCCTGCCGCCTGGTTCGTACATCGACGCTCTGCAGTTCAGCGTGAAGTCATTAGCAGATGAGATGGCTCGGCTGATAGCAGATCCGTCATCTTATGAGAGTTTTTTTTGGTGGCGCACACAATATCGCGTGGAGCGTCGTGATCGACCCCACCGCGAGATTGATGAATCACATCCGTTTTGCAAACTCTGCTCTGTGCTGCACAAGCTGGATAAACATTATGTTTATACTTCCCGCGGCTCACGGAGTGTAAGGAAGTGGTGGAACAAGATGCCTAACAGTGACAGATCTGCGTGTGTGCATAATGATGAAAGCGTTTATAAGCCGACTATGACTAAATGGCGTACGCTCGTTTGAATTTGTTACAATATCTATAACTTGTACATAACGGCCGGGACTTGAACATACTAAAATTaacagtacctacatacctttctcaaaaaattaaaatatagaattagaaaaataatttcttTTTTCGGTAGGATATTACAGTTTggtttctttaaaaaaaattggccTGTTTTTAAAGGACTTTACTTTTCCTTCAGAGCCCATAAGATTGTTCCGCCCTGTGTACATAAATagagataaaataaaacacagttCAATAATTGTACAGTGAAAGGGCCTGTTTACTTTCACACCTTTGAGTATCCTAATCCTTTAAGCCATCCACTATCGAACGCTCCAAATGGATTCCTACTACAACAGTTTTCAAGACTGATATTCCAGTCGGATTGTGGGTGCTATCCATGGATGACttccatattttatataatatcatATTTCTGACTCTTATCGAAAGTACCTTAACTGAATACAAAAACTGCAGTTAAAATTAatggttaaaataaaatcttaagGATGACTTGCACCACCCATTTAAATGctttaaatctattttttgCTTGCTTTGACAGTGTAGTGTCAAAGCTAGGCAGCAATAGATATAATTACGTTGAAATATTTGGTACAAGCCATCCTTAATGAACATCCCAAATCTATAAAAAGTGTTGCCGTGTTGCGGTTAGCGATTCCCCCACCACGTATAATATACTGAGTTCAAAGTGGGGTGAGACATTACACGTAAAGCAGATGCAACATGTCTGTTTGTGTTACTGTCCTGGCTGAGTTCGGTACAACGGTGGATAAACAATGTCGACCCTTATTGCTTCCCAGTAAGTCATCTGTTTCGTCTCAAGTTGAACAAACTGTAACATATAAGCATCTTTGTTTTGAGAACTCAGATAAAAGGTaagaatattttcaaaactgtTATTGTTCGTGAAGCGGGTCTCTCTATTTCAATTCGTTTTTGTACTCGTAAGGTGCTGGAGTGCATTCTCTCAAATCAATATTGGTTCCGTTCATCGGTgaattttaacaaattattCAGTTTTCCTGTTTGGTGTAACTAAACctgttgaaaataataaactttgaaATCGGTTTTACCAACCTTTTACAATcaatttacatttttaaaccgtTCAACAACTAGAGTAATTTCATAATGTAATGGTACTTTAAACGATAGGTATTTGAAAAGTGACATGGGCAAAAGTACTCAGTGTTTAAAATTCGATTGGTGTTTGAGGTTCGAGTAGATTGTTTGTTTTCCCGTCACCTGTGTTAGAAAAAGCCTATTTTGTTATCCAACGGGAAACCCGAGTGTGAGTGGTCTTGTTTTGAATTGGGCTTTGTTTGATACATTTCGGGATCCAGATTTTAGTTGGGGCCTAAAAGTCGAACGCTGTTGCTAAATAAATGTCATTGCAAAAACTTCGTTTTGGAACGTGCTCCGCGTTATTTAGTTTTGTGTATCATATTTAGCTGGAAATCTGtggtacctataaaatattgacgaccgaatggcgtagtggttagtgaccctgactactgagccgatggtcccgggttcgattcccggctggggcagatatttgtttaaacacagatatttgttctcaggtcttggatgtgcccgtaaaatggcaataggcccgccccctattacattgggactaacataacactctggcgaaaagtgggtgcagcaatgcacctctgcctaccccgcaagggagtactttagtacaaggcgtgagtgcgtgtgtgtgtgtgtgtgtgtgctataaaatattttttaacgtaggtacttaattaatctGGTTTATATAATTTAGAGTATATACTCACAAATTACCACAGATCAAACACTTAAATTCGTTTGcatgataaaaacataaaaaaccaTCAAATCCAAAATTCttgtaaaacattattatttctattccaAACCATCGACAGCAGAAACTTGACCCTAAACAAATAAAGGTGACTTGAAAAGACGATCGAAGAAAGATTAAAGCGAGCCGAAGTTAAATTTGAGAAACAAGTAAACTTGAGCCGCAGAATCAATCGTAATTTATTCAAAGTTCGCCATCGACACTGGCGGCAGGTGCCACGCTaaactttgactttgactttagcTTTAAGACGATGTTCTTAACATCAAGCTCAACTTCGGATATAGATTTTAATGACATACTTTTTTACTTCCCTTCTAGAGGTACCTGAGAAGTGGACAGGTGTTTAGCAATAACGCCGCCTTAGTAAGCCTGACgcccgaatggtgtagtggttagtgaccaaGACTggtatgccgaaggtcccgtgTTCGATACCCAGCTGGGgcacatatttgttttaagactGTATTTGTGTCTGTATTATACTAGCAGTAGGTAGCTATCCGATACCCATATAACAGACTCTGCCTACCTTTGGGTCAGGTGGCCATGTGTGAGATCTCATcctcacatatttatttattgtaaattt contains the following coding sequences:
- the LOC119691057 gene encoding alpha-(1,3)-fucosyltransferase C-like; this translates as MELRKVLQVVILLPFSMASRNETDVEISSPRTRTETVLENEPKTMLLYNMESDFPKLERDYNLTCTSKYTCSTNVYSNPQLQFDAVLYPTNTTKPRNDHHLHNQKQINVFYSMDATATIPENLDKFFNLTITYRLDSDIPWPFFAFIDRATHQQVAPAIEPVWRKTRRPMPGSFEEKEITDLVKHKEYDAVFVASTCNTQSRREDFVRHLRKHGVQVDTHGQCGQFQCPYTDEDCAETIGQKYYFYLVLEKALCVDYLTEKVVLAMESGAVPVILSGANLTRFLPPGSYIDALQFSVKSLADEMARLIADPSSYESFFWWRTQYRVERRDRPHREIDESHPFCKLCSVLHKLDKHYVYTSRGSRSVRKWWNKMPNSDRSACVHNDESVYKPTMTKWRTLV